In the genome of Curtobacterium sp. MCLR17_036, the window TCGGGTGCGCGCGGGGCGGACGGGAGGCGCGCGGCGGGGCCGCACCGGGCCTCCCGTCCGTCGTGGGGTCGCGTGCACTGCGGATGGTGAGCAGGAATGGTCGGGTGGCGGGTGGGGACCCGACCGTTCCTGCTCACGAAGCATCGGGTGCGCGCCCGACGCCCGCCCGCAGCACCCGCAGCGTCAGAAGATCATCGGCCGGTCGTCGTCGAGCGAGGTGTCGAGGTCGAGGTCGACCACCACGGGGACGTGGTCGCTCGGGGCGTCGCCCTTCCGCTCGTCGCGGTGGATCGAGGCGTCCGTGACGACGTCGGCGAAGGCCTGCGAGCCGAGGACGAAGTCGATCCGCATGCCCTCGTCGCGGGGGAACCGCAGCTGCTTGTAGTCCCAGTAGGTGGAGCCGTCGGGGACGATCGGGCGGACGACGTCCTGCAGGCCGCGCGCCTCGAACTCGCGGAACGCGGCGCGCTCGGGTTCGCTGACGTGGGTCGAGCCCTCGAAGACGCGGATGTCCCAGACGTCCTCGTCGAGCGGTGCGACGTTCCAGTCGCCCATGAGCGCGAGCGGGGTCTCCGGCGAGGCCTCGAGCCACTCCGAGGTGCGGTCGGCCAGCTGGGCGAGCCAGTCGAGCTTGTACGTGTAGTGCGGGTCGCCGAGCTCGCGGCCGTTCGGGACGTACAGGCTCCAGAGCCGGACGCCGTCGACCGTGACGCCCATCGCGCGGGCCTCGACGGGCAGGTCCGGACCCTCGTGGCCCTTGAGGAAGCCGGGCTGGCCGGGGAAGTCGCGGGTGACGTCCTCCATCGGCAGGCGACTGGCGAACGCGACGCCGTTCCACTGGTTCAGGCCGTGCGCCTCGACGTGGTAGCCAGCGGCCTCGAAGGCGTCCACCGGGAACTGCTCCGGCTTGCACT includes:
- a CDS encoding exodeoxyribonuclease III, which codes for MRVATWNVNSVRTRVGRIVDWLVREDVDVLGMQEIKCKPEQFPVDAFEAAGYHVEAHGLNQWNGVAFASRLPMEDVTRDFPGQPGFLKGHEGPDLPVEARAMGVTVDGVRLWSLYVPNGRELGDPHYTYKLDWLAQLADRTSEWLEASPETPLALMGDWNVAPLDEDVWDIRVFEGSTHVSEPERAAFREFEARGLQDVVRPIVPDGSTYWDYKQLRFPRDEGMRIDFVLGSQAFADVVTDASIHRDERKGDAPSDHVPVVVDLDLDTSLDDDRPMIF